From a single Erpetoichthys calabaricus chromosome 1, fErpCal1.3, whole genome shotgun sequence genomic region:
- the LOC114659802 gene encoding transmembrane protein 243-like produces the protein MVERTDKTSATHRPLFGEMSPKERIVNWIFAGVTLLMVIVTVISAMVFPQIPPRPVNIFFAICIIMICISVIILIFWYRQGNLEPKFRILIYYILISIINLCVCANLYIHEVGK, from the exons ATGGTGGAACGTACAGATAAAACATCTGCAACCCACAGACCTCTATTTGGGGAAATGTCACCCAAG GAACGAATCGTTAACTGGATTTTTGCTGGTGTTACACTGCTGATGGTTATT GTGACAGTTATTAGTGCTATGGTCTTCCCCCAAATACCACCAAGGCCTGTGAATATTTTCTTTGCCATCTGTATCATCATGATTTGTATCTCAGTGATTATACTC ATATTTTGGTATCGTCAAGGAAACTTGGAACCAAAATTCCGGATTTTGATTTATTACATTCTTATTTCAAttataaatctgtgtgtttgtgCCAATTTATATATTCATGAGGTGGGAAAATGA